From one Paenibacillus sp. FSL K6-1330 genomic stretch:
- a CDS encoding DUF4832 domain-containing protein, with amino-acid sequence MNKAVTVYPKILEDILNNPGIGFIAAPGLMGDPDRICNNRGEEQKKYKFTEDSRTYNHPDSKVYFCSARWRDLEVRQGEYRWEVLEERLDYAKSLGCTAVVRCSPYALSEEDDIPAWYRAEHPEEPDFPFWRVDPETTPYVLYWSDFIKAFAARFDGHPVISSIDLTIVGAWGEGGGTEFLKPEAIKRITDAYLDGFKITPLQALLHDPLSISIMKERKAKVGFRVDCLGDMGGFHGKQWSHMTDFYPQNIQNFNMGDAWEKAPILFEACWHMNDWYLQGWDMDYIIQETLKWHISSFNNKGTVVPEPWKEKVKAWLNKMGYRFELRKFTYDSMVNAGGQLTISALWANVGVAPIYNHYPLVVRLTGHDQTYTLRSREDIREWLPDEDIAWEESFHLPGNMSEGEYHLEIGIETGVKEIGNIQLAIEGNKDGYYPMGKLIVERGRKGNGESVEI; translated from the coding sequence ATGAACAAAGCTGTAACGGTTTACCCCAAGATTTTAGAAGACATCCTAAACAACCCGGGCATTGGTTTTATAGCAGCACCGGGGTTAATGGGGGACCCGGATCGGATCTGCAACAACCGAGGGGAAGAGCAGAAGAAATATAAGTTCACGGAAGACAGCAGGACGTACAATCATCCCGACAGTAAAGTGTATTTCTGCAGCGCGCGCTGGCGGGACTTGGAAGTTCGTCAAGGGGAGTATAGGTGGGAAGTTCTTGAGGAGAGGCTGGACTACGCCAAATCGCTAGGCTGTACGGCCGTGGTTCGCTGTTCCCCATACGCGTTAAGCGAAGAAGATGATATACCAGCTTGGTATCGTGCGGAACATCCGGAGGAGCCCGACTTTCCGTTCTGGAGGGTAGACCCTGAGACCACACCCTATGTGTTGTATTGGTCTGACTTTATCAAGGCGTTTGCCGCACGGTTTGACGGACACCCAGTCATAAGCTCGATTGATTTGACGATTGTAGGGGCCTGGGGAGAAGGCGGCGGAACGGAGTTTTTAAAGCCGGAGGCCATTAAGCGCATTACAGATGCTTACTTGGATGGGTTTAAAATAACCCCTCTCCAAGCTCTGCTGCATGATCCCCTGTCGATCAGCATCATGAAGGAGCGCAAAGCCAAAGTGGGCTTTCGCGTCGATTGCTTGGGTGATATGGGCGGTTTTCATGGAAAACAGTGGTCTCATATGACGGATTTCTATCCCCAGAATATTCAGAATTTCAACATGGGAGATGCCTGGGAGAAGGCTCCGATTCTATTTGAAGCATGCTGGCACATGAATGATTGGTATCTTCAGGGCTGGGACATGGATTATATCATTCAAGAAACGCTGAAGTGGCACATTTCTTCCTTTAACAACAAAGGAACGGTAGTCCCCGAACCATGGAAAGAGAAGGTCAAGGCTTGGCTGAACAAGATGGGATACCGCTTTGAATTGAGGAAGTTCACGTACGATTCGATGGTGAATGCGGGAGGTCAGCTAACAATCAGTGCGTTGTGGGCTAATGTAGGAGTGGCCCCGATCTATAATCACTATCCGCTGGTCGTGAGGCTTACCGGCCATGATCAAACCTATACACTGCGCAGCAGAGAGGACATTAGGGAGTGGCTGCCGGACGAAGATATTGCTTGGGAAGAGAGTTTCCATTTACCCGGTAATATGTCCGAAGGCGAATATCATTTGGAGATTGGCATCGAAACCGGAGTTAAGGAAATCGGGAATATCCAGCTGGCGATCGAGGGGAACAAGGACGGCTATTACCCGATGGGCAAGCTAATCGTTGAACGGGGGAGAAAAGGAAATGGAGAGTCTGTTGAAATTTAA